In the genome of Burkholderia diffusa, one region contains:
- a CDS encoding aspartate aminotransferase family protein has protein sequence MTTVFHRAPRATLPVAVAGDGIEIIDSTGKRYIDACGGAAVSCLGHSNQRVIDAIKRQVQQLPYAHTSFFTTDVAEELADRLVEAAPAGLEHVYFVSGGSEAIEAALKLARQYFVEKGEPQRRHFIARRQSYHGNTLGALAIGGNAWRREPFLPLLIEAHHVSPCYAYRDQQAGETDEAYAQRLADELEQKIVGLGAENVAAFVAETVVGATAGAVPPVRTYLKKIRAVCDKYGVLLILDEIMSGMGRTGYLFACDEDGVAPDLLTIAKGLGAGYQPIGATLVSDRIYRTIVDGSGFFQHGHTYLGHATACAAALEVQRVIAEEKLLDNVKARGEQLRATLRDQYGTHPHVGDVRGRGLFVGVELVRDRDSKATFDPALKLHAAVKREAMQRGLMVYPMGGTIDGVHGDHILIAPPFVCTAQQIDTIVERLSGAIDAALAPAGA, from the coding sequence CGGCAAACGCTATATCGACGCGTGCGGGGGCGCGGCCGTGTCGTGCCTCGGCCACAGCAACCAGCGCGTGATCGACGCGATCAAGCGGCAGGTACAGCAACTGCCGTACGCACATACGTCGTTCTTCACGACGGACGTGGCCGAGGAACTGGCCGACCGGCTTGTCGAGGCCGCGCCGGCCGGTCTCGAACACGTGTATTTCGTATCGGGCGGATCCGAGGCGATCGAAGCCGCGTTGAAGCTCGCGCGCCAGTATTTCGTCGAGAAGGGCGAGCCGCAGCGCCGCCATTTCATCGCCCGTCGCCAGAGCTATCACGGCAACACGCTCGGCGCGCTCGCGATCGGCGGCAACGCATGGCGGCGCGAGCCGTTCCTGCCGTTGCTGATCGAAGCGCACCATGTGAGCCCGTGCTATGCATATCGCGACCAGCAGGCGGGTGAAACCGACGAAGCCTATGCGCAGCGTCTGGCTGACGAGCTGGAGCAGAAGATCGTCGGACTCGGTGCGGAAAACGTCGCGGCATTCGTCGCGGAAACGGTGGTCGGTGCGACGGCCGGCGCGGTGCCGCCGGTGCGCACCTACCTGAAGAAGATTCGCGCGGTGTGCGACAAGTACGGCGTGTTGCTGATTCTCGACGAAATCATGTCGGGGATGGGGCGCACCGGTTACCTGTTCGCGTGCGACGAAGACGGCGTCGCGCCCGACCTGCTGACGATCGCGAAAGGGCTCGGCGCAGGGTACCAGCCGATCGGCGCGACGCTGGTGAGCGATCGGATCTACCGGACGATCGTCGACGGCTCAGGCTTCTTCCAGCACGGCCACACGTATCTCGGTCATGCAACGGCCTGCGCGGCCGCGCTCGAAGTGCAGCGCGTGATCGCCGAAGAGAAGCTGCTCGACAACGTGAAGGCGCGCGGCGAGCAGCTGCGTGCGACGCTGCGCGATCAATACGGTACCCATCCGCATGTCGGCGACGTGCGCGGCCGCGGGCTGTTCGTCGGCGTCGAACTGGTGCGCGATCGCGACAGCAAGGCGACGTTCGATCCCGCGCTGAAGCTGCATGCGGCGGTCAAGCGCGAGGCGATGCAGCGCGGCCTGATGGTGTATCCGATGGGCGGCACGATCGACGGCGTGCACGGCGATCACATCCTGATCGCACCGCCGTTCGTCTGCACCGCGCAGCAGATCGACACGATCGTCGAACGGCTGTCCGGCGCGATCGATGCGGCGCTCGCACCGGCCGGCGCGTGA